A region of uncultured Fibrobacter sp. DNA encodes the following proteins:
- a CDS encoding efflux RND transporter periplasmic adaptor subunit: MNKTVKTLLTIAVASLMLVACDKKEENAEKKASTIEEIQKEKGKPARVVKAATSKLTDVRKFSGTIQGINQNSAICKMDDPIAKINVQVGSSVQKDQVIAEYLFTGDNTQYQEAQERIAVLEKATERMRELHAKGGISQQDMDSQELQLKIAKMGLETARRATLILAPEAGVVTEIKYKVGQTPGKGKEFATIAKLNKVILKLNITSKDIGFFKKGAAATVNVAGETLTGKVSLIPLAADPATHFFPVEITFDNKAKKLLPGMYVTAELDARQVEGIVVPAEAIVYRNGINVIWTVDAEGKALRKIVKLGVQTKNEVQITEGLEGGETVIVEGQSKMNDGDKVLIVE; this comes from the coding sequence ATGAACAAGACAGTTAAAACCCTCCTGACAATCGCTGTCGCATCGCTGATGCTTGTCGCCTGCGACAAGAAAGAAGAAAATGCCGAAAAGAAGGCATCGACTATCGAAGAAATCCAGAAAGAAAAAGGCAAGCCCGCCCGCGTAGTCAAGGCTGCCACCTCGAAACTTACCGACGTGCGTAAGTTCAGCGGCACCATCCAGGGTATCAACCAGAACAGCGCCATTTGCAAGATGGACGACCCGATTGCTAAAATCAACGTGCAGGTGGGATCCTCCGTCCAGAAAGACCAGGTGATTGCCGAATACCTCTTTACCGGTGATAACACCCAGTACCAGGAAGCACAAGAAAGGATTGCCGTTCTTGAAAAAGCAACTGAACGCATGCGTGAGCTCCATGCCAAGGGCGGCATTAGCCAGCAGGACATGGATAGCCAGGAACTGCAGCTCAAGATTGCCAAGATGGGCCTCGAAACCGCCCGCCGCGCTACCTTGATTCTCGCTCCTGAAGCCGGCGTGGTGACCGAAATCAAGTACAAGGTCGGCCAGACTCCGGGCAAGGGCAAGGAATTTGCCACCATCGCCAAGCTGAACAAGGTCATCTTGAAGCTGAACATCACCAGCAAGGACATCGGATTCTTCAAGAAGGGCGCTGCCGCTACCGTGAATGTCGCCGGCGAAACGCTCACGGGTAAAGTTTCCTTGATTCCGCTCGCAGCCGACCCGGCCACCCACTTCTTCCCGGTCGAAATCACTTTCGACAACAAGGCCAAGAAGCTCTTGCCCGGTATGTACGTGACCGCAGAACTCGACGCCCGCCAGGTGGAAGGCATCGTGGTTCCTGCCGAAGCAATCGTTTACCGCAACGGCATTAACGTCATCTGGACTGTCGATGCCGAAGGCAAGGCCCTTCGCAAGATCGTGAAGCTTGGCGTGCAGACCAAGAACGAAGTACAGATTACAGAAGGCCTTGAAGGTGGCGAAACCGTGATTGTCGAAGGCCAGTCCAAGATGAACGACGGCGACAAAGTGCTGATCGTTGAATAG